The following coding sequences are from one Candidatus Hydrogenedentota bacterium window:
- a CDS encoding extracellular solute-binding protein — protein sequence MQQERPRLAWLAAPLIGAALLVLLWPRMEETELERQAREEGRVVITYWDRHSGHEHEARRALIDEFNASQHEIYVRALPIGWNMEKMVTSIAGASAPDIVSLDGTLLSQLVSQGCFTALDDFMSASPHLREEAFFPHLWRAVCFSGHVWAVPTTTDSVCLLWNKEAFRRAGLDPEQPPRNIEELGRFAARLTVREGDRIVQMGFLPWAPWDQSHMWGGLFGGQWNDPATGRIRAAENPGILASFYWQRSFTRDPALPPGDPGQSPYAQDAGRVAAFRSGFGDYQSANNPFYTGRVAMIADGEWQVTFVNKYAPGLDWGVAPLPQPDGVTPRCYSPTCIADAIPATARHKEEARAFLEWFHTPRPDGRPSPSSDYCHAIHNIPTRPGEARQDRFLSNPKFRVFVEQLLERENITAPVLPVTQFLMDEIERQRERVIFWKISPEEALRAVQDRVNTELERACRFARSRAAS from the coding sequence ATGCAGCAGGAACGCCCAAGACTGGCCTGGCTCGCTGCGCCGCTCATTGGCGCGGCGCTGCTCGTGCTGCTCTGGCCCCGGATGGAGGAGACGGAACTCGAACGCCAGGCCCGGGAAGAAGGCCGCGTTGTCATCACCTACTGGGACCGTCATTCCGGCCACGAGCACGAGGCGCGCCGCGCGCTCATCGATGAATTCAACGCCTCCCAGCACGAGATTTACGTGCGCGCGCTCCCCATCGGCTGGAACATGGAGAAGATGGTCACCTCCATCGCCGGCGCGTCCGCGCCGGACATCGTCTCGCTGGACGGCACCCTGCTCTCGCAACTGGTATCGCAAGGCTGCTTCACTGCGCTCGACGATTTCATGTCGGCGTCGCCGCACCTGCGCGAGGAGGCCTTCTTCCCCCATCTCTGGCGCGCCGTGTGCTTTTCCGGGCATGTCTGGGCCGTGCCGACCACCACGGACAGCGTTTGCCTGCTGTGGAACAAGGAAGCGTTCCGCCGCGCCGGGCTCGACCCCGAACAACCGCCGCGCAATATCGAAGAACTGGGCCGTTTCGCCGCCAGGTTAACCGTGCGCGAGGGCGACCGCATCGTCCAGATGGGATTCCTGCCGTGGGCGCCATGGGACCAGTCCCACATGTGGGGCGGCCTCTTCGGCGGGCAATGGAATGACCCCGCAACGGGCCGCATCCGCGCCGCGGAAAACCCGGGCATACTCGCTTCTTTCTACTGGCAGCGGAGTTTCACGCGCGACCCCGCGCTGCCGCCCGGCGACCCCGGGCAGTCGCCCTACGCGCAGGACGCGGGCCGCGTCGCCGCGTTCCGCAGCGGTTTCGGCGACTACCAGAGCGCGAACAACCCCTTCTACACGGGTCGCGTCGCCATGATCGCCGACGGCGAATGGCAGGTCACGTTCGTGAACAAGTACGCGCCGGGCCTGGATTGGGGCGTCGCGCCGTTGCCGCAGCCGGACGGCGTCACGCCGCGCTGCTACTCGCCCACCTGTATCGCGGACGCAATCCCCGCGACGGCCCGGCACAAGGAAGAAGCGCGCGCATTCCTCGAGTGGTTCCACACGCCGCGGCCCGACGGACGCCCCTCCCCTTCCAGCGATTATTGCCACGCGATTCATAACATTCCGACGCGTCCCGGCGAGGCGCGGCAGGACCGGTTCCTGAGCAACCCGAAGTTCCGCGTCTTCGTGGAGCAGTTGCTCGAACGCGAGAATATCACCGCGCCCGTTCTGCCGGTCACGCAGTTCCTCATGGACGAGATCGAGCGCCAGCGCGAACGCGTCATCTTCTGGAAAATCAGCCCCGAAGAGGCGCTGCGCGCCGTGCAGGACCGCGTGAACACGGAACTCGAGCGCGCGTGCCGTTTCGCAAGGTCGAGGGCCGCGTCATGA